The proteins below come from a single Malus sylvestris chromosome 3, drMalSylv7.2, whole genome shotgun sequence genomic window:
- the LOC126615713 gene encoding glycine-rich cell wall structural protein-like has product MAPGGGGGGGGGGGGGGGGGGGGGGGGGGGGGGGGPVGEGGGPVGGGGGPVGGGGGPGGGGRAHVNVAGESSGAAGVDSSATWCSWILCCCGCFNDTPTKPKDDTPDKPSDDTASKPLLVTT; this is encoded by the exons ATGGCACCTGGCGGCGGCGGAGGAGGCGGTGGTGGAGGAGggggtggaggtggtggtggtggaggtggaggtggaggtggtggaGGTGGCGGTGGAGGAGGAGGGCCTGTAGGTGAAGGAGGAGGGCCTGTAGGCGGAGGAGGAGGGCCTGTaggcggaggaggaggaccTGGAGGCGGCGGAAGAGCACATGTCAATGTCGCAGGAGAATCTAGCGGCGCTGCAGGAGTTGACAGTAGTGCTACTTGGTGTTCTTG GATCTTGTGCTGCTGTGGTTGCTTCAatgatactcccactaagcCTAAGGATGACACTCCCGATAAGCCTAGCGATGATACTGCCTCGAAGCCTCTTCTCGTCACTACGTAA
- the LOC126617221 gene encoding uncharacterized protein LOC126617221, with protein sequence MDPGGPGGGGPGGGGPGGGGWGGPGGGGWGGPGGGGWGGPGGGGWGGPGPGGPGGWGGPGGWGGPGGWGGHGPGGPGGWGPGPGGPGGWGPLPGGPGGWGFGMGGPWGLGFMGGGPGFFGGFADGLCSMISSCFYFLCCCGLLHECFGGGPHGGYGPPGGPPPY encoded by the exons ATGGATCCTGGAGGACCTGGTGGAGGAGGACCGGGCGGTGGCGGTCCAGGAGGAGGTGGCTGGGGAGGCCCAGGCGGAGGTGGCTGGGGAGGCCCAGGCGGTGGTGGCTGGGGAGGCCCAGGCGGTGGTGGATGGGGAGGCCCTGGGCCTGGAGGACCTGGTGGATGGGGCGGCCCTGGAGGATGGGGCGGCCCTGGTGGATGGGGCGGCCATGGACCTGGGGGACCTGGCGGATGGGGGCCAGGGCCTGGGGGACCCGGTGGATGGGGACCCTTGCCTGGAGGACCTGGTGGCTGGGGCTTTGGCATGGGAGGCCCTTGGGGTCTTGGTTTCATGGGAGGAGGACCTGGCTTTTTTGGAGGGTTTGCTGATGGATTATGCAGCATGATATCTTCTTG CTTCTACTTCTTGTGCTGCTGCGGTTTGCTGCATGAATGCTTCGGCGGAGGTCCTCATGGTGGATATGGACCTCCAGGAGGACCACCTCCCTACTGA